A stretch of the Panicum virgatum strain AP13 chromosome 9N, P.virgatum_v5, whole genome shotgun sequence genome encodes the following:
- the LOC120689363 gene encoding putative pumilio homolog 7, chloroplastic yields the protein METRGAKVVAAAAERTEEKEMDLLLSEIPHVTSPQGQLAVGVIGHGSGVHGAAGGHGYAAPRYGEDGYFAMVLNRRDDGAPLQGGGGAAGGVAFAARLPVASAPSPASGPFVGSAVPPPQPLARAVVDPDQQWLAHQLRGLRIGDAPAAGAQAALQRQGPPPVKSPAPTDVSAAHGAYHGYNFAAPGSSVHHEHVFLDQAKAVGYVAARPQRFLSDVGLDGYGGFPRGLDTSIGGFMYSMNRVGHGTGIGWGQGLVHPDLAESYLLSRHTGAEFFSPSPIALDVRGGPKLQYAYGVPAADNRFARNVNQFEAFHCDNSLMFDGKKSMNFLERGRERRFQQFVNNRTPELGNSRTMRYENMVRGKDYIYFMAKDQFGCRYLQQKFEEGKHHVDVIFEGIINHIADLMIDSFANYLVQKMLDVCDEEQRLRIIAVLTQDPVRLVAICLNMHGTRAVQKLIETVTTREQIVLITSALQPAFMELVNDPNGNHVIQKCLTNFGADENKFIYEAAAANCFDMAIHRHGCCVLQRCISSARGAYQAKLIVEICARGFELAQDPFGNYVVQYVLNLKIPSANAHLASQFEGGYVYLSKQKVSSNVVEKCLKIFPDDAKAVIVRELLNGSHFEQLLQDPYANYVIYTALLNTRGHLHNALVEAIRPHEDAIRTSPCCKRISRALSRR from the exons ATGGAGACGAGGGGCGCcaaggtggtggcggcggcggcggagaggacgGAGGAGAAAGAGATGGACTTGCTCCTCAGCGAGATCCCCCACGTCACGTCGCCGCAGGGGCAGCTCGCCGTCGGCGTCATCGGCCACGGCAGCGGCGTGCATGGCGCCGCGGGCGGCCACGGCTACGCCGCGCCGCGCTACGGTGAGGACGGCTACTTCGCCATGGTCCTGAACCGTCGCGATGACGGCGCTCCActccagggcggcggcggcgctgcaggtggCGTGGCCTTCGCCGCGCGGCTCCCCGTGgcctccgcgccgtcgccggcgtcgggACCGTTCGTCGGTagcgcggtgccgccgccgcagccgctggCGCGGGCGGTGGTCGACCCGGACCAGCAGTGGCTCGCGCACCAGCTCCGTGGCCTGCGCATCGGGGACGCGCCCGCCGCGGGCGCGCAGGCCGCGCTCCAGCGCCAGGGCCCGCCGCCAGTCAAGAGCCCGGCCCCGACTGATGTCTCCGCGGCACACGGCGCCTACCATGGGTACAACTTCGCGGCGCCAGGTTCTTCCGTCCACCATGAACACGTGTTCCTTGATCAGGCCAAAGCCGTCGGGTACGTCGCAGCACGGCCGCAGCGCTTCCTGTCGGACGTCGGCTTGGATGGCTACGGCGGCTTCCCCAGAGGCCTGGACACCAGCATTGGCGGCTTCATGTACAGCATGAACAGGGTAGGGCATGGCACTGGCATTGGTTGGGGCCAAGGTCTGGTGCACCCTGATCTCGCCGAGTCCTACTTGCTTTCCAGGCACACTGGTGCAGAATTTTTCAGTCCCAGTCCGATTGCTCTTGACGTCCGTGGTGGACCAAAGCTACAATATGCATACGGTGTTCCCGCGGCAGACAACAGGTTTGCAAGAAATGTAAATCAGTTTGAGGCATTCCATTGTGACAACAGTCTGATGTTTGATGGGAAGAAGAGCATGAACTTCTTGGAACgtgggagggagaggagatTCCAGCAGTTTGTCAATAACAGGACACCAGAGCTTGGGAATTCTAGGACTATGAGGTATGAGAACATGGTTCGAGGGAAGGATTACATCTATTTTATGGCCAAGGACCAGTTTGGGTGCCGGTATTTGCAACAGAAGTTTGAGGAAGGGAAGCATCATGTGGATGTGATCTTTGAAGGAATCATCAACCACATTGCAGACCTTATGATCGACTCTTTTGCCAACTATCTTGTACAAAAGATGCTGGACGTGTGTGATGAAGAACAAAGGCTGAGGATCATCGCTGTGCTGACACAAGATCCTGTGAGGCTGGTTGCTATCTGTCTAAATATGCATGG GACAAGGGCAGTACAGAAATTGATAGAGACTGTTACGACCAGAGAGCAGATTGTACTTATTACTTCAGCCCTACAGCCAGCCTTCATGGAGCTTGTCAATGACCCTAATGGTAATCATGTAATACAGAAGTGCCTGACAAACTTTGGGGCAGACGAGAACAAG TTCATATATGAGGCCGCTGCAGCTAACTGTTTTGATATGGCGATACATCGCCATGGATGCTGTGTTCTACAACGTTGCATATCTAGTGCACGTGGTGCCTACCAGGCCAAGCTAATTGTGGAAATATGTGCTCGTGGCTTTGAGCTTGCTCAAGATCCATTTGG GAACTATGTGGTACAATATGTTCTGAATCTGAAAATTCCTTCTGCAAATGCTCACTTGGCATCTCAGTTTGAAGGGGGGTATGTTTATCTCTCAAAGCAGAAGGTGAGCAGCAACGTGGTGGAGAAATGCCTGAAGATTTTCCCAGATGATGCCAAAGCTGTCATAGTGCGTGAATTGCTCAATGGGTCTCATTTTGAGCAACTGCTGCAAGACCCTTACGCCAACTACGTCATCTACACTGCCCTTCTCAACACCAGG GGCCATCTTCACAATGCTCTTGTCGAAGCTATCCGCCCTCATGAGGACGCCATCCGGACTAGCCCCTGTTGCAAAAGGATCTCCAGGGCCCTCTCCAGGAGGTGA
- the LOC120693133 gene encoding ras-related protein RABH1b-like isoform X1 — protein MAPVVSALAKYKLVFLGDQAVGKTAIITRFMYDKFDDTYQATIGIDFLSKTMYLEDRTVRLQLWDTAGQERFRSLIPSYIRDSSVAVIVYDVTDTQSFLNTSKWIEEVNTQRGGDVLIFLVGNKTDLVDKRKVSTDEGEAKAQEHGAMFIETSAKAGFNIKPLFRKIAGSLPGMDALSSAKQEDMVDINLRPSTGSSASGSASQAEQKSGGCSC, from the exons ATGGCGCCGGTGGTGTCGGCGCTGGCCAAGTACAAGCTGGTGTTCCTGGGCGACCAGGCCGTGGGCAAGACGGCCATCATCACCCGATTCATGTACGACAAGTTCGACGACACCTAC CAGGCGACGATCGGGATCGACTTCCTCTCCAAGACGATGTACCTCGAGGATCGCACCGTCCGCCTCCAGCTCTG GGACACAGCTGGGCAGGAGAGGTTCCGCAGCCTGATCCCGAGCTACATCAGAGACTCCTCCGTGGCCGTCATCGTTTACGATGTGACTG ACACGCAATCCTTTTTGAATACGTCAAAGTGGATCGAGGAAGTGAATACACAAAGAGGCGGCGATGTGCTCATCTTCCTTGTCGGAAATAAAACTGACCTTGTCGACAAGAG GAAAGTGTCCACTGACGAAGGAGAAGCCAAAGCACAGGAGCATGGCGCCATGTTCATAGAAACCAGTGCAAAAGCTGGGTTCAACATCAAG CCTCTGTTCCGCAAGATCGCTGGATCCCTTCCTGGAATGGACGCTCTCTCGTCAGCAAAGCAGGAAGACATGGTGGACATAAACCTCAGGCCTTCCACTGGGTCGTCAGCTTCAGGCTCAGCTTCGCAGGCGGAGCAAAAGTCAGGTGGTTGCTCTTGTTGA
- the LOC120693133 gene encoding ras-related protein RABH1b-like isoform X3, producing the protein MAPVVSALAKYKLVFLGDQAVGKTAIITRFMYDKFDDTYQATIGIDFLSKTMYLEDRTVRLQLWDTAGQERFRSLIPSYIRDSSVAVIFLVGNKTDLVDKRKVSTDEGEAKAQEHGAMFIETSAKAGFNIKPLFRKIAGSLPGMDALSSAKQEDMVDINLRPSTGSSASGSASQAEQKSGGCSC; encoded by the exons ATGGCGCCGGTGGTGTCGGCGCTGGCCAAGTACAAGCTGGTGTTCCTGGGCGACCAGGCCGTGGGCAAGACGGCCATCATCACCCGATTCATGTACGACAAGTTCGACGACACCTAC CAGGCGACGATCGGGATCGACTTCCTCTCCAAGACGATGTACCTCGAGGATCGCACCGTCCGCCTCCAGCTCTG GGACACAGCTGGGCAGGAGAGGTTCCGCAGCCTGATCCCGAGCTACATCAGAGACTCCTCCGTGGCCG TCATCTTCCTTGTCGGAAATAAAACTGACCTTGTCGACAAGAG GAAAGTGTCCACTGACGAAGGAGAAGCCAAAGCACAGGAGCATGGCGCCATGTTCATAGAAACCAGTGCAAAAGCTGGGTTCAACATCAAG CCTCTGTTCCGCAAGATCGCTGGATCCCTTCCTGGAATGGACGCTCTCTCGTCAGCAAAGCAGGAAGACATGGTGGACATAAACCTCAGGCCTTCCACTGGGTCGTCAGCTTCAGGCTCAGCTTCGCAGGCGGAGCAAAAGTCAGGTGGTTGCTCTTGTTGA
- the LOC120693133 gene encoding ras-related protein RABH1b-like isoform X2 — MAPVVSALAKYKLVFLGDQAVGKTAIITRFMYDKFDDTYQATIGIDFLSKTMYLEDRTVRLQLWDTAGQERFRSLIPSYIRDSSVAVIVYDVTDTQSFLNTSKWIEEVNTQRGGDVLIFLVGNKTDLVDKRKVSTDEGEAKAQEHGAMFIETSAKAGFNIKVPTPEYNLCSARSLDPFLEWTLSRQQSRKTWWT; from the exons ATGGCGCCGGTGGTGTCGGCGCTGGCCAAGTACAAGCTGGTGTTCCTGGGCGACCAGGCCGTGGGCAAGACGGCCATCATCACCCGATTCATGTACGACAAGTTCGACGACACCTAC CAGGCGACGATCGGGATCGACTTCCTCTCCAAGACGATGTACCTCGAGGATCGCACCGTCCGCCTCCAGCTCTG GGACACAGCTGGGCAGGAGAGGTTCCGCAGCCTGATCCCGAGCTACATCAGAGACTCCTCCGTGGCCGTCATCGTTTACGATGTGACTG ACACGCAATCCTTTTTGAATACGTCAAAGTGGATCGAGGAAGTGAATACACAAAGAGGCGGCGATGTGCTCATCTTCCTTGTCGGAAATAAAACTGACCTTGTCGACAAGAG GAAAGTGTCCACTGACGAAGGAGAAGCCAAAGCACAGGAGCATGGCGCCATGTTCATAGAAACCAGTGCAAAAGCTGGGTTCAACATCAAGGTTCCCACTCCTGAATACAA CCTCTGTTCCGCAAGATCGCTGGATCCCTTCCTGGAATGGACGCTCTCTCGTCAGCAAAGCAGGAAGACATGGTGGACATAA